One window of Enterobacter sp. RHBSTW-00175 genomic DNA carries:
- a CDS encoding DinI family protein: protein MFVELVYDKRNFDGLPSARDIILGELSKRVHRIFPDADVRVKPMMTLPAINTDASKHEKEQISRVVQEMFEEADMWLEA from the coding sequence ATGTTCGTTGAACTCGTTTATGACAAAAGAAATTTTGATGGTTTGCCTAGCGCCAGAGACATCATTCTTGGCGAATTAAGCAAAAGAGTGCACCGTATTTTTCCAGATGCTGATGTTCGGGTTAAACCGATGATGACTCTGCCGGCTATCAATACTGACGCCAGCAAGCATGAGAAGGAACAGATAAGCAGGGTTGTGCAGGAGATGTTTGAAGAAGCTGATATGTGGCTTGAAGCTTAG
- a CDS encoding tail fiber domain-containing protein: MTLSEANSKGIIKNVGLGSADSPTFSSIELSAASPYLDFHYGSTSNDYSARLWASGATSLELKGGTGGGTGILQVEGGYQCRSGTKGSYSASAFNMLWTSGAMRLYVDTSDVGAITVTSSDRELKENIVYQTDREKAADEVSRWQVALFDMKARGVLDKKLGQLGFIANDMKEVSPEVVKGTGLPAGVDLESDDLSGMYYLDPMAAIAKLTLTIQHMQGELVALKQLLNTQKP, translated from the coding sequence GTGACGTTATCGGAAGCAAATTCAAAAGGCATTATCAAAAACGTTGGTTTAGGAAGTGCTGATTCACCGACCTTTTCCTCCATCGAATTATCGGCCGCATCGCCATACCTCGATTTTCATTACGGCTCTACCAGTAACGATTATTCTGCGCGACTATGGGCCTCAGGAGCCACAAGCCTGGAACTGAAAGGTGGTACAGGTGGTGGAACGGGCATACTTCAGGTTGAAGGCGGTTATCAGTGTCGTTCCGGGACAAAAGGCAGTTACAGCGCGAGCGCGTTTAACATGCTCTGGACCAGTGGGGCTATGCGTCTTTATGTCGACACCAGTGACGTTGGTGCGATCACCGTTACTTCATCGGACCGGGAGCTGAAAGAGAATATCGTCTATCAGACCGACCGGGAAAAGGCAGCAGATGAAGTGAGCAGATGGCAGGTTGCTCTCTTCGATATGAAAGCCAGGGGCGTTCTCGATAAGAAACTGGGGCAGCTCGGCTTCATCGCTAACGACATGAAGGAGGTCTCCCCAGAGGTTGTGAAAGGTACTGGCCTGCCTGCCGGGGTTGACCTCGAAAGCGATGATCTCTCAGGCATGTACTATCTTGACCCAATGGCTGCTATCGCAAAACTGACACTGACTATCCAGCATATGCAGGGGGAACTGGTAGCGTTGAAACAGCTGCTTAATACACAAAAACCATAA
- the ssuB gene encoding aliphatic sulfonates ABC transporter ATP-binding protein, whose translation MNTARLNQGTPLLLSGVTKRYGENTILNALDLHIPAGQFVAVVGRSGGGKSTLLRLLAGLEAPNGGKLLAGNTPLADIQDDTRMMFQDARLLPWKTVIDNVGLGLKGSWRDEARQALAAVGLENRAGEWPAALSGGQKQRVALARALIHRPGLLLLDEPLGALDALTRIEMQDLIVSLWQEHGFTVLLVTHDVSEAVAMADRVLLIEEGKIGLDLTVDIPRPRRVGSARLAELEAEVLERVMKRGGTELARRKANA comes from the coding sequence ATGAATACTGCCCGACTGAACCAGGGAACACCGCTGTTGCTCAGCGGTGTGACGAAACGCTACGGCGAAAACACGATTCTTAACGCACTGGATCTGCATATCCCCGCCGGGCAATTTGTGGCGGTTGTGGGGCGCAGCGGCGGAGGGAAAAGTACGCTGCTGCGGCTGTTAGCCGGGCTGGAAGCGCCCAACGGCGGCAAGCTGTTGGCCGGAAATACCCCGCTTGCCGATATTCAGGATGATACCCGCATGATGTTCCAGGATGCGCGTCTGTTGCCGTGGAAAACGGTTATCGACAACGTCGGGCTGGGTCTGAAAGGTAGCTGGCGGGATGAAGCAAGACAGGCGCTGGCCGCCGTTGGGCTGGAAAATCGCGCGGGTGAGTGGCCGGCGGCTTTGTCAGGTGGGCAGAAACAGCGCGTGGCGCTGGCCAGAGCACTGATTCACCGCCCCGGCCTGCTGCTGCTTGATGAACCGCTCGGTGCACTGGATGCCCTGACCCGTATCGAAATGCAGGATTTGATTGTCTCTTTATGGCAGGAGCACGGGTTTACGGTCTTGCTGGTGACGCATGACGTCAGCGAAGCCGTGGCAATGGCTGACCGTGTGCTGCTGATAGAAGAGGGAAAAATTGGGCTGGATCTGACGGTGGATATTCCGCGACCGCGTCGCGTGGGGTCAGCAAGACTGGCGGAGCTGGAAGCAGAAGTACTGGAACGGGTGATGAAGCGTGGGGGAACTGAGTTAGCGCGAAGAAAGGCTAATGCCTGA
- the ssuC gene encoding aliphatic sulfonate ABC transporter permease SsuC, which yields MSVTAQKWLLRAAPWFLPVGIVALWQLASTTGWLSSRILPSPEGVVEAFWSLSVSGELWQHLAISSWRAVIGFSIGGSIGLTLGLISGLSRWGERLLDTSIQMLRNVPHLALIPLVILWFGIDESAKIFLVALGTLFPIYINTWHGIRNIDRGLVEMARSYGLSGFALFIHVILPGALPSIMVGVRFALGLMWLTLIVAETISANSGIGYLAMNAREFLQTDVVVVAIILYALLGKLADVSAQWLERIWLRWNPAYNTQEANA from the coding sequence ATGTCTGTTACTGCACAAAAATGGCTGCTGCGTGCCGCTCCCTGGTTTTTGCCCGTCGGCATTGTGGCGCTCTGGCAACTGGCCTCTACAACCGGCTGGTTATCGAGCCGCATTTTGCCCTCCCCGGAGGGCGTCGTAGAAGCGTTCTGGTCACTCAGCGTGAGTGGCGAACTATGGCAACACCTGGCTATCAGCTCCTGGCGTGCGGTGATTGGCTTTTCGATTGGCGGGAGCATCGGCCTGACGCTCGGGCTGATCAGCGGGCTGTCTCGCTGGGGCGAGCGTTTGCTGGATACCTCAATCCAGATGCTGCGTAACGTGCCGCATCTGGCCTTGATCCCACTGGTTATTTTGTGGTTTGGCATTGATGAAAGCGCCAAGATTTTTCTTGTCGCGCTGGGGACGCTATTCCCGATTTACATTAATACCTGGCACGGTATCCGCAATATCGATCGTGGGCTGGTGGAGATGGCACGCAGCTATGGTTTATCCGGTTTTGCCCTGTTTATCCATGTGATCCTTCCAGGTGCCCTGCCCTCCATTATGGTGGGCGTGCGCTTTGCGCTCGGGCTGATGTGGCTGACGCTAATTGTGGCGGAGACCATCTCGGCCAACTCTGGTATCGGTTATCTGGCGATGAACGCCCGTGAATTTCTGCAAACAGACGTGGTGGTGGTTGCCATCATTCTTTATGCCCTGCTCGGCAAGCTTGCCGACGTCAGCGCCCAGTGGCTTGAACGTATCTGGTTACGCTGGAATCCGGCCTATAACACTCAGGAGGCAAACGCATGA
- a CDS encoding sulfonate ABC transporter substrate-binding protein has protein sequence MFKHLTRIGLAGLLTLSALAHSAETAPESLRIGYQKGSVSMVLAKSHQLLEKRFPNTTFSWVEFPAGPQMLEALNVGSIDLGSTGDIPPIFAQAAGADLVYVGVEPPKPKAEVILVPENSAIKNVAELKGHKVAFQKGSSSHNLLLRALQEAGLKFTDIQPVYLTPADARAAFQQGNVDAWAIWDPYYSAALLQGGVRVLKDGSTLKQTGSFYLAARPYAEKNGAFVQGVLDTFTQADALTQSQRQESITLLAKTMGLPEPVIASYLDHRPPTTIKPVDAHVAALQQQTADLFYQNHLVPKQVNIRDRIWQPTATQGTKS, from the coding sequence ATGTTTAAACACTTAACCCGCATAGGACTGGCTGGGTTGCTGACCCTCTCTGCACTGGCTCACTCGGCGGAAACTGCGCCGGAGAGTCTGCGCATTGGTTATCAGAAAGGCAGCGTCAGTATGGTGTTGGCGAAAAGTCATCAGTTGCTGGAAAAACGCTTCCCGAACACAACCTTCTCCTGGGTGGAATTCCCGGCCGGGCCACAGATGCTGGAAGCCCTTAACGTGGGCAGTATCGATCTGGGCAGTACCGGCGATATTCCGCCTATTTTCGCGCAGGCTGCCGGTGCGGACCTGGTGTATGTCGGTGTAGAGCCGCCCAAGCCGAAAGCGGAAGTGATTCTGGTACCAGAAAATAGCGCCATTAAGAACGTTGCTGAACTTAAAGGTCATAAAGTGGCGTTCCAGAAAGGTTCCAGCTCGCATAACCTGCTGCTGCGCGCATTGCAGGAGGCCGGGCTTAAATTCACCGATATTCAACCGGTTTATCTGACTCCTGCCGATGCCCGTGCGGCGTTCCAGCAGGGCAACGTTGATGCATGGGCAATCTGGGATCCGTATTACTCGGCGGCGTTACTTCAGGGTGGCGTGCGGGTGCTTAAAGACGGCAGCACGCTGAAACAGACCGGATCATTCTATCTTGCCGCGCGTCCATATGCGGAAAAGAACGGTGCTTTTGTTCAGGGTGTTCTCGACACCTTTACCCAGGCGGATGCACTGACGCAAAGCCAGCGCCAGGAAAGTATCACGTTGCTGGCCAAAACCATGGGATTGCCTGAACCGGTTATTGCCAGCTACCTGGATCACCGTCCACCCACCACCATTAAGCCTGTCGACGCACACGTGGCAGCGCTTCAGCAACAAACCGCCGATCTCTTTTATCAAAACCACCTTGTTCCAAAACAGGTGAATATACGCGATCGCATCTGGCAACCCACTGCGACACAAGGAACGAAATCATGA
- a CDS encoding phage tail protein — MIYTTGTIAVSGNTLTGTGTAFNAAGSLIRNGCTVIALTSPAQVFQITAIGGATSLTVTPAASPAIPAGTKYSILLSDSLSVDGLAQDIAETFTMYQRYMSGFADVMNGTTDVTITINGVSVTVPGQKSLAKKGANSDITSLSGLTTALSVGQGGTGAKTAADARTNLGLGSAATADVQTSASDSTTGRAMLNGAFGLGGDSLAYPIDDTASHSRPSGLYNIVSGYMPQIGLTADFTYLIIQRGLRATRILQSYINRRTFFSYSNGASWTYHEAYTTGNTTKASDGTLKAASPVARIVKSQEENQRTDIAEDGFSWCGCATANEEAEGIHVSRIDVGVYTLTGSAGLASSGWQLLPPMDPGGMGELGIVEAEQGDSGELIIRLFKRKYILSDDGEMVKTKGAPIDVPLNSWIDVRLDMPEDSIWKMKVNAAVQDASGD, encoded by the coding sequence ATGATTTACACAACAGGCACGATTGCAGTCAGCGGCAATACGCTTACCGGAACGGGTACAGCCTTTAATGCTGCGGGCTCACTTATCCGCAATGGATGCACAGTCATCGCGCTGACCAGTCCCGCTCAGGTATTCCAGATTACTGCTATAGGCGGGGCAACCAGTCTCACCGTGACACCTGCGGCAAGTCCTGCCATCCCTGCGGGAACGAAGTATTCAATCTTGCTGAGCGACAGTCTGAGTGTGGATGGCCTGGCGCAGGACATTGCTGAAACGTTCACGATGTACCAGCGTTACATGAGCGGCTTCGCTGATGTGATGAACGGTACTACAGACGTCACCATCACGATTAACGGCGTGTCCGTCACGGTACCGGGTCAGAAATCACTGGCGAAGAAAGGGGCAAACAGCGACATCACCAGCCTTTCCGGGCTGACTACCGCGCTCAGCGTTGGCCAGGGTGGTACTGGTGCGAAAACCGCCGCAGATGCTCGCACAAACCTTGGTTTAGGAAGTGCTGCAACTGCTGATGTCCAGACAAGTGCATCAGACAGCACGACCGGAAGGGCTATGTTGAATGGTGCATTCGGGTTGGGAGGTGATAGCCTTGCTTATCCCATTGATGACACAGCAAGTCATTCAAGACCAAGTGGACTCTATAACATTGTTAGTGGCTACATGCCGCAGATCGGCCTCACCGCAGATTTTACCTATCTCATTATTCAGCGAGGGCTTCGGGCAACAAGGATATTGCAGTCTTATATCAACCGAAGAACGTTCTTCAGTTACAGCAACGGAGCATCCTGGACCTACCATGAAGCGTATACAACGGGTAATACCACAAAGGCCAGTGACGGCACGCTCAAGGCCGCATCACCGGTAGCCCGTATCGTGAAGTCACAGGAAGAAAATCAGCGTACTGATATTGCCGAAGACGGCTTCTCCTGGTGTGGTTGCGCCACGGCGAACGAGGAGGCTGAGGGTATTCACGTAAGCCGCATCGATGTCGGTGTTTATACGCTGACTGGCTCTGCCGGTCTGGCATCTTCTGGCTGGCAGCTCTTGCCGCCTATGGACCCGGGCGGAATGGGTGAACTCGGTATTGTAGAGGCTGAGCAAGGCGATAGCGGGGAGCTGATAATCCGCCTGTTTAAACGTAAATATATCTTAAGTGACGATGGGGAAATGGTGAAAACGAAGGGGGCTCCAATCGACGTTCCGCTGAACAGCTGGATCGATGTGCGCCTTGATATGCCTGAAGACAGCATCTGGAAAATGAAAGTGAATGCTGCCGTACAGGATGCATCGGGGGATTAA
- a CDS encoding recombinase family protein — translation MQIGYVRVSTNDQNTDLQRQALERAGCEQIFKEKMSGTVANRPALRKLLKALNEGDTLVVWKLDRLGRSMRNLVLLVDELRLRGIHFKSLTDSIDTSSPMGRFIFHIMSALAEMERELIVERTRAGLAVARAQGRIGGRRSKLSSEQWAQAGRLIANGIDRKQVAIIYDVAVCTLYKKFPAGGK, via the coding sequence ATGCAAATAGGATATGTCAGGGTGTCAACAAATGACCAGAACACGGATCTTCAGCGGCAGGCACTTGAACGCGCAGGATGTGAACAGATTTTCAAAGAAAAAATGAGCGGCACAGTGGCGAACAGACCAGCACTGAGAAAGCTCCTCAAAGCTCTTAATGAGGGGGACACGCTGGTGGTCTGGAAACTCGACCGTCTCGGCCGCAGTATGCGCAATCTGGTATTGCTGGTGGATGAACTGCGCCTGCGTGGGATCCACTTCAAGAGCCTCACTGACAGCATTGATACTTCAAGCCCAATGGGGCGTTTCATATTTCATATCATGTCAGCCCTAGCTGAAATGGAAAGAGAACTGATCGTGGAGCGTACCCGTGCAGGTCTGGCAGTTGCGAGGGCGCAGGGAAGGATAGGGGGAAGGCGTTCTAAGCTATCATCGGAACAGTGGGCTCAGGCTGGAAGGCTCATAGCAAATGGTATAGACAGGAAGCAGGTTGCGATCATCTATGATGTTGCAGTTTGCACTCTGTACAAGAAATTTCCGGCAGGTGGAAAATAA
- the pepN gene encoding aminopeptidase N: protein MTQQPQAKYRHDYRAPDYLISDIDLTFDLDANKTVVTAVSQVTRQSATAVPLRLDGEDLTLVSLHINDEAWTDYKEEGNQLVINNLPEHFTLRIVNEISPAANTALEGLYQSGVALCTQCEAEGFRHITWYLDRPDVLARFTTKIIADKTLYPFLLSNGNRVGEGELENGRHWVQWQDPFPKPCYLFALVAGDFDVLRDTFKTRSGRDVALELFVDRGNLDRAPWAMTSLINSMKWDEERFGLEYDLDIYMIVAVDFFNMGAMENKGLNIFNSKYVLARTDTATDKDYLDIERVIGHEYFHNWTGNRVTCRDWFQLSLKEGLTVFRDQEFSSDLGSRAVNRINNVRTMRGLQFAEDASPMAHPIRPDKVIEMNNFYTLTVYEKGSEIIRMIHTLLGEDNFQKGMQLYFERHDGSAATCDDFVQAMEDASNVDLSHFRRWYSQAGTPIVTVKDDYNPETEQYTLTISQRTPPTAEQEEKHPLHIPFSIELYDNEGKVIPLQKGGHPVHSVLNVTQPEQTFIFDNVYFQPVPALLCEFSAPVKLEYKWSDQQLTFLMRHARNDFSRWDAAQSLLATYIKLNVNRHQQGQPLSLPVHVADAFRAVLLDEKIDPALAAEILTLPSAGEIAELFEIIDPIAIVAVREALTRTLAAELADEFLAVYNANKLAEYRVEHADIGKRSLRNTCLRYLAFGEVELANTLVSKQYHEADNMTDALAALAASVAAELPCRDALMQEYDDKWHQDGLVMDKWFILQSTSPASDALNTVRSLLKHRSFTMSNPNRVRSLIGAFASSNPAAFHAEDGSGYQFMVEMLTELNSRNPQVASRLIEPLIRLKRYDAKRQAKMRAALEQLKGLENLSGDLYEKIAKALA, encoded by the coding sequence ATGACACAACAGCCACAAGCCAAATACCGCCACGACTATCGTGCGCCGGATTACCTGATTAGCGATATCGATCTGACTTTTGACCTGGATGCCAATAAAACCGTGGTAACGGCGGTAAGCCAGGTCACGCGCCAAAGCGCGACCGCAGTACCGCTGCGTCTTGATGGTGAAGACCTGACGCTGGTATCCCTGCATATTAATGACGAAGCCTGGACTGACTATAAAGAAGAAGGCAACCAGTTGGTCATTAACAACCTGCCGGAACATTTTACGCTGCGCATCGTGAATGAGATCAGCCCTGCGGCCAATACCGCGCTGGAAGGGCTTTACCAGTCGGGCGTGGCGCTGTGTACGCAGTGCGAAGCGGAAGGTTTCCGTCACATCACCTGGTATCTGGACCGCCCGGACGTGCTGGCGCGCTTTACGACCAAAATTATCGCCGATAAAACCCTTTATCCGTTCCTGCTCTCTAACGGTAATCGCGTGGGTGAAGGCGAGCTGGAAAACGGCCGTCACTGGGTGCAGTGGCAGGATCCATTCCCGAAACCATGCTACCTGTTTGCGCTGGTCGCGGGGGATTTCGACGTCCTGCGCGATACCTTCAAAACCCGTTCTGGCCGCGATGTAGCGCTGGAGCTGTTTGTTGACCGTGGCAACCTTGACCGCGCGCCGTGGGCGATGACTTCGCTTATCAACTCGATGAAGTGGGACGAAGAGCGCTTTGGCCTCGAATACGATCTCGACATCTATATGATCGTTGCCGTCGACTTCTTTAATATGGGCGCGATGGAGAATAAAGGTCTGAATATCTTTAACTCCAAATACGTGCTGGCGCGTACCGATACCGCTACCGATAAAGATTATCTCGATATCGAACGCGTGATTGGTCATGAGTATTTCCACAACTGGACCGGTAACCGTGTCACCTGCCGCGACTGGTTCCAGTTGAGCCTGAAAGAGGGTTTAACTGTCTTCCGCGACCAGGAGTTTAGCTCTGACCTGGGTTCACGCGCGGTTAACCGCATCAACAACGTGCGCACCATGCGCGGCCTGCAATTTGCAGAAGATGCCAGCCCGATGGCACACCCGATCCGCCCGGATAAAGTGATTGAAATGAACAACTTCTACACCCTGACGGTGTATGAAAAAGGTTCTGAAATTATCCGTATGATCCACACCCTGCTGGGTGAAGATAACTTCCAGAAAGGGATGCAGCTCTACTTCGAGCGCCACGATGGCAGTGCCGCCACCTGTGATGATTTTGTCCAGGCGATGGAAGATGCCTCTAACGTTGATCTGTCCCATTTCCGCCGCTGGTACAGCCAGGCCGGTACCCCGATTGTGACCGTCAAAGACGATTACAACCCGGAAACCGAGCAGTACACGCTGACCATCAGCCAGCGCACGCCGCCAACGGCTGAGCAGGAAGAGAAACATCCGCTGCATATCCCGTTCAGCATTGAGCTGTATGATAACGAAGGCAAAGTGATCCCATTGCAGAAGGGCGGGCACCCGGTGCATTCCGTACTGAATGTGACGCAGCCTGAGCAGACCTTTATCTTCGATAACGTCTACTTCCAGCCTGTTCCGGCGCTGCTGTGTGAATTCTCCGCGCCAGTGAAGCTGGAGTATAAATGGAGCGATCAGCAGCTGACGTTCCTGATGCGTCATGCACGCAACGACTTCTCCCGCTGGGATGCGGCGCAAAGCCTGCTGGCAACCTACATCAAGCTGAACGTGAACCGCCATCAGCAGGGCCAGCCGTTGTCGCTGCCGGTGCATGTGGCCGACGCCTTCCGCGCGGTTCTGCTGGATGAGAAAATTGACCCGGCGCTGGCTGCGGAAATTCTGACCTTACCGTCGGCAGGTGAAATCGCTGAGCTGTTCGAGATTATCGATCCGATTGCGATCGTGGCCGTTCGTGAGGCGCTGACCCGCACCCTGGCCGCTGAGCTGGCAGACGAATTCCTGGCGGTCTATAACGCGAATAAACTGGCTGAATACCGTGTGGAACATGCCGACATTGGCAAGCGTTCGCTGCGTAATACCTGCCTGCGTTACCTGGCCTTCGGTGAAGTCGAACTGGCGAACACCCTGGTGAGCAAACAGTATCATGAAGCTGACAACATGACTGATGCCCTGGCTGCCCTGGCGGCAAGCGTTGCCGCAGAACTGCCGTGCCGTGATGCGCTGATGCAGGAATACGACGACAAGTGGCATCAGGATGGTCTGGTGATGGATAAATGGTTCATCCTTCAGTCCACAAGCCCGGCGTCTGATGCACTGAACACCGTTCGCAGCCTGCTGAAACACCGCTCTTTCACCATGAGCAACCCGAACCGCGTCCGTTCGCTGATTGGTGCGTTCGCCAGCAGCAACCCGGCTGCCTTCCACGCCGAAGACGGCAGCGGTTATCAGTTCATGGTAGAGATGTTGACCGAGCTGAACAGCCGTAACCCGCAGGTGGCGTCACGTCTGATTGAGCCGCTGATCCGCCTGAAACGCTACGATGCGAAGCGCCAGGCGAAAATGCGCGCCGCGCTTGAGCAGCTGAAAGGGCTGGAAAATCTGTCTGGCGATCTGTACGAGAAGATTGCTAAGGCCTTGGCTTGA
- the ssuD gene encoding FMNH2-dependent alkanesulfonate monooxygenase gives MSLNLFWFLPTHGDGHYLGTEEGSRPVDHGYLQQIAQAADRIGFTGVLIPTGRSCEDAWLVAASMIPVTQRLKFLVALRPSVVSPTVAARQAATLDRLSNGRALFNLVTGSDPQELAGDGVFLDHTERYEASAEFTHVWRRLLEGDTVTYDGKHVHVRDAKLYFPPVQQPRPPLYFGGSSDVAQDLAAEQVDLYLTWGEPPELVKEKIAQVRAKAAAHGRKVRFGIRLHVIVRETNAEAWQAANRLISHLDEDTIARAQAAFAKTDSVGQHRMASLHNGKRENLEISPNLWAGVGLVRGGAGTALVGDGPTVAARINEYAELGIDSFILSGYPHLEEAYKVGELLFPHLDVAIPEIPQPRPLQLQGEAVANEFIPRKAAQS, from the coding sequence ATGAGTCTGAATCTTTTCTGGTTTTTACCCACCCATGGTGATGGACACTATCTTGGTACAGAAGAGGGTTCCCGCCCGGTCGATCACGGCTATTTGCAGCAGATAGCCCAGGCAGCAGACCGCATCGGTTTTACCGGTGTGCTGATCCCTACCGGGCGTTCCTGTGAAGATGCCTGGCTGGTGGCCGCGTCGATGATCCCGGTGACTCAGCGTTTGAAATTCCTGGTCGCGCTGCGCCCGAGCGTGGTCTCCCCTACCGTGGCAGCACGTCAGGCCGCCACGCTGGACAGACTTTCCAATGGGCGCGCCCTGTTTAACCTGGTGACCGGAAGCGATCCGCAGGAGCTGGCGGGTGATGGCGTTTTTCTGGATCACACTGAACGTTATGAAGCTTCGGCGGAATTTACCCACGTATGGCGACGCCTGCTGGAAGGGGATACCGTCACCTATGACGGCAAACATGTTCACGTTCGGGATGCGAAACTCTATTTCCCGCCGGTGCAGCAGCCGCGCCCACCGCTCTATTTTGGCGGTTCTTCCGATGTCGCGCAGGATCTGGCCGCAGAACAGGTCGATCTCTATCTGACCTGGGGCGAGCCACCAGAGCTGGTTAAAGAAAAAATAGCTCAGGTGCGCGCCAAAGCGGCGGCGCATGGTCGCAAAGTACGTTTTGGTATTCGCCTGCACGTGATTGTGCGCGAAACGAATGCGGAAGCCTGGCAGGCGGCCAACCGGCTGATCTCGCATCTGGATGAGGACACCATCGCCAGAGCGCAGGCTGCCTTCGCCAAAACGGATTCCGTGGGCCAGCACCGGATGGCATCTTTGCATAACGGCAAGCGCGAAAATCTGGAGATTAGCCCCAATCTGTGGGCGGGAGTGGGCCTGGTTCGCGGCGGCGCAGGCACCGCGCTGGTAGGCGATGGCCCGACCGTCGCGGCACGCATCAATGAGTATGCTGAACTGGGTATCGACAGCTTTATTCTCTCCGGTTATCCGCATCTGGAGGAGGCATACAAAGTGGGAGAGTTGTTATTCCCGCATCTGGATGTCGCCATCCCGGAAATTCCGCAGCCTCGCCCGCTCCAGCTTCAGGGCGAAGCGGTCGCCAATGAGTTTATTCCGCGAAAAGCTGCGCAAAGCTAA
- a CDS encoding IS481 family transposase: MESLMSWDARDTMSLRTEFVLFASQDGANIRSLCRRFGISPATGYKWLRRWAEEGASGLQDRPRIPHHSPNRSSDDITALLRMAHDRHERWGARKIKRWLEDQGHTMPAFSTVHNLMARHGLLPGTSPGIPATGRFEHDAPNRLWQMDFKGHFPFGGGRCHPLTLLDDHSRFSLCLAHCTDERRETVQQQLVSVFERYGLPDRMTMDNGSPWGDTTGTWTALELWLMRLGIRVGHSRPYHPQTQGKLERFHRSLKAEVLQGKWFASGGELQRAFDHWRTVYNLERPHEALDMAVPGSRYKPSERQYSGNTTPPEYDEGVMVRKVDISGKLSVKGVSLSAGKAFRGERVGLKEMQEDGSYEVWWYSTKVGVIDLKKKSITMGKGC; the protein is encoded by the coding sequence ATGGAGTCGCTTATGTCCTGGGATGCGAGAGATACCATGTCATTACGTACCGAGTTTGTTTTGTTCGCCTCGCAGGACGGGGCGAACATCCGTTCCCTCTGCCGTCGCTTCGGCATTTCACCTGCCACTGGCTATAAGTGGCTTCGCCGCTGGGCGGAGGAAGGGGCCTCCGGCCTTCAGGACCGCCCGCGCATACCGCACCATTCCCCGAACCGCTCATCTGACGACATCACTGCCCTGCTGCGTATGGCGCATGACCGCCATGAACGCTGGGGCGCACGCAAGATAAAGCGCTGGCTGGAAGACCAGGGGCACACCATGCCCGCCTTCAGCACCGTCCATAACCTCATGGCCCGTCACGGTCTGCTGCCGGGCACTTCACCGGGCATTCCCGCCACGGGACGGTTCGAACATGACGCGCCGAACCGCCTCTGGCAGATGGATTTTAAGGGCCACTTTCCCTTTGGAGGCGGCCGCTGCCATCCGCTCACCCTGCTGGACGACCACTCCCGATTTTCCCTGTGCCTGGCGCACTGTACCGATGAACGGCGCGAGACCGTGCAGCAGCAGCTGGTCAGCGTGTTTGAGCGCTACGGCCTGCCGGACCGGATGACGATGGACAACGGTTCTCCGTGGGGAGACACCACCGGCACCTGGACGGCGCTGGAGCTGTGGCTGATGCGTCTGGGTATCCGGGTGGGGCACTCCCGGCCGTATCATCCGCAGACGCAGGGTAAGCTGGAGCGTTTTCACCGGAGCCTGAAGGCAGAAGTGCTGCAGGGGAAGTGGTTCGCGAGCGGGGGCGAACTGCAGCGCGCCTTCGACCACTGGCGGACAGTCTATAACCTTGAACGCCCGCATGAGGCGCTGGATATGGCGGTACCGGGGTCGCGGTATAAGCCGTCAGAGCGGCAGTACAGCGGCAACACCACGCCCCCGGAATACGACGAGGGCGTGATGGTCAGGAAAGTGGATATCAGCGGAAAGCTGAGCGTGAAAGGGGTAAGTCTGAGCGCAGGCAAGGCGTTCAGGGGAGAACGGGTCGGGCTGAAGGAGATGCAGGAAGACGGCAGCTACGAGGTGTGGTGGTACAGCACGAAAGTGGGGGTGATCGACCTGAAGAAAAAGTCGATCACCATGGGTAAAGGATGTTAA